The following proteins come from a genomic window of Deltaproteobacteria bacterium:
- a CDS encoding enoyl-CoA hydratase/isomerase family protein: protein MTTIEPAVLYEVSDAVAEITLNRPENRNSMTPDVLAGLADAVARAKADAGVRCVIVTGRGKSFCAGADFRSRGGAAPGGGEDASAFVAPHERSYNTYAPFLSLLDLEVPTIAAMNGHAIGGGLGLAIVCDLRVAATDAKYGANFVRLGLHPGMANTYILPRLMGVPNAIELLLTGRLVDGAEAARRGLAHYAVAPEQVLTKSRELAREIASAAPLAVRWTKRSIYQGLAWDPKTAARYEGHVQSRTMETEDFREGTKALLEKREPRFQGR from the coding sequence GTGACGACGATCGAACCGGCGGTGCTGTACGAAGTGAGCGACGCGGTCGCCGAGATCACGCTGAACCGCCCCGAGAACCGCAACTCGATGACGCCCGACGTGCTCGCCGGCCTCGCCGACGCGGTCGCGCGCGCGAAGGCCGACGCGGGGGTGCGCTGCGTGATCGTGACGGGGCGCGGCAAGAGCTTCTGCGCCGGCGCCGACTTCCGCTCGCGCGGCGGCGCGGCACCGGGCGGCGGCGAGGACGCGAGCGCCTTCGTCGCGCCGCACGAGCGCTCGTACAACACCTACGCCCCGTTTCTTTCGCTGCTCGACCTCGAAGTGCCGACGATCGCCGCGATGAACGGACACGCGATCGGCGGCGGCCTCGGCCTCGCGATCGTGTGCGACCTGCGCGTGGCGGCCACCGACGCGAAGTACGGCGCGAACTTCGTGCGGCTCGGCCTGCACCCCGGCATGGCGAACACCTACATCCTGCCGCGCCTGATGGGCGTCCCGAACGCGATCGAGTTGCTACTGACCGGCCGCCTCGTCGATGGCGCCGAAGCCGCGCGCCGCGGCCTCGCGCACTACGCGGTCGCGCCCGAACAGGTCCTCACAAAATCGCGCGAGCTCGCCCGCGAGATCGCGAGCGCCGCGCCGCTAGCGGTGCGCTGGACCAAGCGCTCGATCTATCAGGGCCTCGCGTGGGACCCGAAGACCGCCGCGCGCTACGAGGGCCACGTGCAGTCGCGCACGATGGAGACCGAGGACTTCCGCGAAGGCACGAAGGCGCTGCTGGAGAAGAGAGAGCCGAGGTTCCAGGGGCGCTGA
- a CDS encoding acyl-CoA dehydrogenase family protein: protein MDFTIDKEAAERLARVRQLGATHIRPLGIEADRLGRPVPPDHDYFKLLLKAGLGRTRWLPPEVAAKQAPAEKRSGPGNARAMIHVAEEQAYWDRGVATATPGPGMSEPTILSMGTEDQKRRFLGPFVEPEKPRWGAFAMTEPGAGSDVAAIQSTCVRDGAHWILNGEKSFSGNASRADWILVWATVDASQGRAGHRAFVLEKGTPGLGNFKIEKKMGIKGYESTSFTMQDCRVPAENLLGGEAQYAARAGFKGAMKTFNAIRPSIAANAIGIGRAALDEALAFAREHDRLHDVRVRDRLERITRKLRMARLLCLKAVWLADHERPNQLEASMCKALAPAVAYEAASLGMELLGAVGGRGDHLIEKLFRDVKAMDIVEGTGQIQRIVMARQLVNLPNERGA, encoded by the coding sequence ATGGACTTCACGATCGACAAGGAAGCAGCGGAACGCCTCGCGCGCGTGCGCCAGCTCGGCGCGACGCACATTCGGCCGCTCGGCATCGAAGCCGACCGGCTCGGACGCCCGGTTCCGCCGGACCACGACTACTTCAAGTTGTTACTGAAGGCGGGCCTCGGCCGAACGCGCTGGCTGCCGCCCGAAGTCGCCGCGAAGCAGGCGCCCGCGGAGAAGCGCAGCGGGCCCGGCAATGCGCGGGCGATGATTCACGTCGCGGAGGAGCAGGCGTACTGGGATCGCGGGGTGGCGACGGCGACGCCGGGGCCGGGGATGAGCGAGCCCACCATCCTCTCGATGGGCACCGAGGATCAGAAGCGCCGCTTCCTCGGACCCTTCGTCGAGCCCGAGAAGCCGCGCTGGGGCGCCTTCGCGATGACGGAGCCGGGTGCGGGCTCGGACGTCGCCGCGATCCAGTCGACCTGCGTGCGCGACGGCGCGCACTGGATACTGAACGGCGAGAAGTCGTTCAGCGGCAACGCGAGCCGCGCGGACTGGATCCTGGTGTGGGCCACCGTCGACGCTTCGCAGGGCCGCGCGGGCCATCGTGCGTTCGTGCTCGAGAAGGGCACGCCGGGGCTCGGCAACTTCAAGATCGAAAAGAAGATGGGCATCAAGGGCTACGAGTCGACTTCATTCACGATGCAGGACTGCCGCGTGCCCGCGGAGAACTTGTTGGGGGGCGAGGCGCAGTACGCCGCGCGCGCGGGCTTCAAGGGCGCGATGAAGACCTTCAACGCGATCCGACCCTCGATTGCCGCCAATGCGATCGGCATCGGCCGCGCCGCGCTGGACGAAGCGCTCGCGTTCGCGCGCGAGCACGACCGCCTGCACGACGTGCGCGTGCGCGATCGCCTGGAGCGCATCACGCGCAAGCTGCGCATGGCGCGCCTGCTCTGCCTCAAGGCGGTGTGGCTCGCGGATCACGAGCGCCCGAATCAGCTCGAGGCCTCGATGTGCAAGGCGCTCGCGCCGGCGGTCGCCTACGAGGCGGCGAGCCTCGGCATGGAGCTGTTAGGGGCGGTCGGCGGCCGCGGCGATCACCTGATCGAGAAGCTGTTCCGCGACGTGAAGGCGATGGACATCGTGGAGGGCACGGGCCAGATCCAGCGCATCGTGATGGCGCGGCAGCTCGTGAATCTCCCCAACGAGCGAGGCGCGTGA
- a CDS encoding acyl-CoA dehydrogenase family protein, giving the protein MFDWSIPEELELIVATTRDFARAQLAPHVREAEGARRISAEVAARYAELGLATLELPVALDGAELGAVARALVNEELGAADPGAALALDPLGAALYPLLEAGGEDALREHALPLLARPGARSLLVTAHDARLEARGDRLRGFAPWVPAERADLLVYMSEDEIVVAREGITAKPLRGAGLRAAGASELHVDAPIVARWLDGEAVGEALAHARIYAASLLVGVLRQAAEASREYAMQRVAFGRPIAHHQALAFLIADMRTAVDGARELLLEAAWHLDQGMPAESLAAAAFAEAIEASTFVGPNGIQILGGHGFMQDYPQEKYMREARALGLLLGGFDVARQEAGDHVCASEPPLQLSSGER; this is encoded by the coding sequence ATGTTCGACTGGAGCATTCCCGAAGAGCTGGAGCTGATCGTCGCGACCACGCGCGATTTCGCGCGCGCGCAGCTGGCGCCGCACGTGCGCGAGGCCGAAGGCGCGCGTCGCATATCGGCGGAGGTGGCCGCGCGTTACGCGGAGCTCGGGCTCGCGACGCTGGAGTTGCCCGTCGCGCTCGATGGCGCGGAGCTCGGCGCCGTCGCACGCGCGCTCGTGAACGAGGAGCTCGGCGCCGCGGACCCCGGCGCCGCGCTCGCGCTCGATCCCCTCGGCGCCGCGCTCTATCCCCTGCTCGAAGCTGGCGGCGAGGACGCGCTGCGCGAGCACGCCCTTCCGCTGCTCGCGCGCCCCGGCGCCCGCTCCCTGCTCGTTACGGCCCACGACGCACGGCTCGAAGCGCGCGGGGATCGTCTGCGCGGCTTCGCGCCGTGGGTGCCCGCCGAGCGAGCGGATTTGCTCGTCTACATGAGCGAGGACGAGATCGTCGTCGCGCGCGAAGGAATCACCGCGAAGCCGCTGCGCGGCGCCGGGTTGCGTGCGGCCGGGGCGAGTGAGCTGCACGTCGACGCGCCCATCGTCGCGCGCTGGCTCGATGGCGAGGCGGTGGGCGAGGCGCTCGCGCACGCGCGCATCTACGCCGCCTCGCTGCTCGTGGGCGTGCTGCGGCAGGCGGCCGAGGCCTCGCGCGAGTACGCGATGCAGCGCGTCGCCTTCGGGCGCCCCATCGCGCACCACCAGGCGCTCGCGTTCCTGATCGCCGACATGCGCACGGCCGTCGATGGCGCGCGCGAGTTGTTACTGGAAGCCGCATGGCACCTCGATCAGGGGATGCCTGCCGAGTCGCTCGCGGCGGCGGCGTTCGCCGAGGCGATCGAAGCCTCCACCTTCGTAGGCCCGAACGGGATCCAGATCCTCGGAGGCCACGGCTTCATGCAGGACTACCCGCAGGAGAAGTACATGCGCGAAGCGCGCGCGCTCGGACTCTTGTTGGGCGGGTTCGATGTCGCGCGGCAGGAAGCGGGCGACCACGTCTGTGCCAGCGAGCCGCCGCTGCAGCTGAGCTCGGGGGAGCGCTGA
- a CDS encoding cytochrome P450, translating into MQPDVFTPEFHEDPYPTYAWLREHAPAYREPRYGNVVVTRFADALDVLRDHATFSNARSQNVAGPMPPSPTVATTDPPLHDQLRALVSRAFTPRRVAELEPRIRALVRELLDALPGRAFDAVPRIAVPVPVTVIAEMLGVEPERGADFRRWSDALVGLMEKPPSPTLIAAALEMISYFRDEVIPRRRAEPRDDLISALLAAEIEGRKLTQQEIESFCLLLLVAGNETTTNLIGNQLRVLSQRPALWKQLRDDPSLVPRALEETLRWDSPVQNLARDCTREIELHGVRLAPGDRVIVSFAAANRDEREFEAADEYRLGRDNARHLAFGFGLHFCLGAGLARLEARCVLEGMLARFRELGPGDAPARRTHSTVIRGFESLPLVGA; encoded by the coding sequence ATGCAGCCGGACGTGTTCACGCCCGAGTTCCACGAGGATCCGTATCCCACCTACGCGTGGCTGCGCGAGCACGCGCCGGCCTACCGCGAGCCCCGTTACGGGAACGTCGTGGTGACGCGCTTCGCGGACGCGCTGGACGTGCTGCGCGATCACGCGACGTTCAGCAACGCGCGCAGCCAGAACGTCGCGGGGCCGATGCCGCCCTCGCCGACCGTCGCGACGACCGACCCACCGCTTCACGATCAGCTGCGCGCGCTGGTGAGCCGCGCGTTCACGCCGCGGCGCGTGGCGGAGCTCGAGCCGCGCATTCGCGCGCTCGTGCGCGAGCTGCTGGACGCATTGCCGGGCCGCGCGTTCGACGCGGTGCCGCGCATCGCGGTGCCGGTGCCGGTGACGGTGATCGCCGAGATGTTAGGGGTGGAGCCCGAGCGCGGCGCCGACTTCCGGCGCTGGTCGGACGCGCTCGTCGGCCTGATGGAGAAGCCGCCGTCGCCGACGCTGATCGCCGCCGCGCTCGAGATGATCTCGTACTTCCGCGACGAGGTGATCCCGCGCCGCCGCGCCGAGCCGCGCGACGACCTGATCAGCGCGCTGCTCGCGGCCGAGATCGAGGGGCGAAAGCTCACGCAGCAGGAGATCGAGTCGTTCTGCTTGTTGTTACTGGTCGCGGGCAACGAGACGACGACGAACCTGATCGGCAACCAGCTGCGCGTGCTCTCGCAGCGGCCCGCGCTCTGGAAGCAGCTGCGCGACGACCCGAGCCTCGTGCCGCGAGCGCTCGAGGAGACGCTGCGCTGGGACAGCCCCGTGCAGAACCTCGCGCGCGACTGCACCCGCGAGATCGAGCTTCACGGCGTGCGCCTCGCACCGGGCGACCGCGTGATCGTCTCGTTCGCCGCAGCGAACCGCGACGAGCGCGAGTTCGAGGCCGCCGACGAGTACCGCCTCGGCCGCGACAATGCGCGCCACCTCGCGTTCGGTTTCGGCCTGCACTTCTGCCTCGGCGCGGGCCTCGCGCGCCTCGAAGCGCGCTGCGTGCTGGAGGGAATGCTCGCGCGCTTCCGCGAGCTCGGACCGGGCGATGCGCCCGCACGCCGCACGCACAGCACCGTGATCCGCGGCTTCGAGTCGCTGCCGCTGGTGGGCGCGTAG
- a CDS encoding ThuA domain-containing protein: protein MKRALGLAVLLVLAFLAFAAWRIWPSIRAARGGVPPVYDTVAPQLAPELFGPRSPGDVRILLFSKTSGFRHAEAIPACERSVREIAARRGWRVFATENGAVFSDELLAHFDVVLGNNTTGDNWDLAQKTAFVQFVERGGGFVGVHGAAGTRYEYWDWYKDTLIGARFIGHPVFPQLQDATVVVEDAAHPAMSTLPARFTAHDEWYSFAASPRGRVRVLATLDESSYSPRELFSSIAMGDHPVVWSHCIGRGRSFYSALGHTAAAYATKEHTALLEGALAWAAGEGTCD from the coding sequence GTGAAGCGCGCACTCGGACTCGCGGTGCTCCTCGTGCTCGCCTTCCTTGCCTTCGCGGCGTGGCGCATCTGGCCGAGCATCCGCGCTGCACGCGGTGGCGTGCCGCCTGTGTACGACACCGTCGCGCCGCAGCTTGCCCCCGAGCTGTTTGGGCCGCGCTCGCCCGGCGACGTGCGCATCCTGCTCTTCTCGAAGACGAGCGGCTTCCGCCATGCAGAGGCGATTCCCGCTTGCGAGCGTTCCGTGCGCGAGATCGCCGCGCGTCGCGGCTGGCGCGTGTTCGCGACCGAGAACGGCGCGGTGTTCTCGGACGAGTTGCTCGCGCACTTCGACGTCGTCCTCGGCAACAACACCACGGGCGACAACTGGGACCTAGCGCAGAAGACCGCGTTCGTGCAGTTCGTCGAGCGCGGCGGCGGCTTCGTCGGCGTACACGGGGCGGCGGGTACGCGGTACGAGTACTGGGACTGGTACAAGGACACGCTGATCGGGGCGCGCTTCATCGGGCACCCCGTGTTCCCGCAGCTGCAAGACGCCACCGTCGTCGTGGAAGACGCTGCGCATCCCGCGATGAGCACGTTGCCGGCGCGCTTCACCGCGCACGACGAGTGGTACAGCTTCGCCGCGAGCCCGCGCGGGCGAGTGCGCGTGCTCGCCACGCTCGACGAGAGCAGCTACTCGCCGCGCGAGCTGTTCAGCAGCATCGCGATGGGCGACCACCCCGTCGTGTGGTCACATTGCATCGGCCGCGGGCGCAGCTTCTACTCCGCGCTCGGGCACACCGCCGCCGCCTACGCGACGAAGGAGCACACCGCGCTGCTCGAAGGCGCGCTGGCTTGGGCCGCGGGCGAAGGGACGTGCGACTGA
- a CDS encoding TonB-dependent receptor plug domain-containing protein, with protein sequence MFQRKTFTCALLASAMALPAFAQEAAPAAEAAGDSRGGIEVIEITARKLSENLQDAPIAVSAFSAESLEGLGIGDTQDISSMAPNLYLTQTPGSVANLALSIRGVAGAEPLLTREQGVSIYMDDVYIARVTGAIMDLVDVERVEVLRGPQGTLYGRNSTGGAVRFISRKPTEEFSFSQRFGTGSWSKVESRTVVNTGEMFEGFAATLAYFHSQKDGYRNNTLAERNNDYGAKNTDAFRVALRYQPTETLTLDYSFDYSNLEGHGPGFQLVAISPTLEGALRAGGVNTGKLKMGRRPWRTGTKAFSDLSGDFDGVSEHTIRGHNLNVGWDLGFTNFTGIVSHREWENTEVGTELDGNALGTVTAFVNSAVLAPVPPAPYFGAYCPGGRFQGCLGPVAKANLFDATNERHQDQWSVETRFDGDLITEDLQYVAGFYYFTEDFNENNFQRYLYPFSPFLPALSLTNPFRYRGDARSWALFANLNYTLPFLEDRLSASAGIRYSADEKSFARSAPIVSSGAQDWDSIDWEASLNFEATDDITVYLRAASGYRAGGYNLRTALPVIAPFDEERVKSVELGVKSEWFDRRALLNLTGFWSVSRDRQTDVFAAGPGGATSITINAGEAEIPGVEAEFQLVPIDGLTFSGNVGWISPRYNSYPVIDSVTRATVDLAHEAGFGYQPKITTSLGAMYETAPIGSVGFVLTARVDAHYTGSRIWSPLDDERSNNRPVVTAFRDLLRDGSYWLTDVRFTVSEIPLNDRAKIRASVFGKNILDEDYMLSGIDFGALGFAGAAFGEGATWGIDITLDI encoded by the coding sequence ATGTTCCAGCGAAAGACGTTTACATGTGCATTGCTGGCGAGCGCGATGGCGCTTCCGGCGTTCGCGCAGGAGGCGGCCCCCGCGGCGGAGGCTGCTGGCGATTCGCGCGGTGGGATCGAGGTAATCGAGATCACCGCCCGCAAGTTGAGCGAGAACCTGCAGGACGCGCCCATCGCGGTGTCGGCGTTCAGCGCGGAATCGCTCGAGGGCCTCGGCATCGGCGACACGCAGGACATCTCGTCGATGGCGCCGAACCTCTACCTCACGCAGACGCCCGGCTCCGTCGCGAATCTCGCCCTCTCGATCCGCGGCGTGGCGGGCGCTGAGCCGCTGCTGACGCGCGAGCAGGGGGTTTCGATCTACATGGACGACGTCTACATCGCGCGCGTCACGGGCGCGATCATGGACCTCGTCGATGTCGAGCGCGTGGAGGTCCTGCGCGGCCCGCAAGGCACCCTCTACGGCCGCAACTCGACCGGCGGCGCGGTGCGCTTCATCTCGCGCAAGCCGACCGAGGAGTTCAGCTTCTCGCAGCGCTTCGGCACGGGCTCGTGGAGCAAGGTCGAGTCGCGCACGGTCGTTAACACGGGCGAGATGTTCGAGGGCTTCGCGGCGACGCTCGCCTACTTCCACTCGCAGAAGGACGGCTACCGCAACAACACGCTCGCCGAGCGGAACAACGACTACGGCGCGAAGAACACCGACGCGTTCCGAGTGGCGCTGCGATACCAGCCGACCGAGACGCTCACGCTCGACTACTCGTTCGACTACTCGAACCTGGAGGGCCACGGCCCGGGCTTCCAGCTCGTGGCGATCTCGCCCACGCTCGAGGGCGCACTCCGCGCCGGCGGCGTGAACACCGGGAAACTCAAGATGGGGCGGCGACCCTGGCGCACCGGAACGAAGGCGTTCAGCGACCTGTCCGGCGATTTCGACGGGGTTTCTGAGCACACGATCCGCGGCCACAACCTGAACGTAGGCTGGGATCTCGGCTTCACGAACTTCACGGGCATCGTCAGCCATCGCGAGTGGGAGAACACCGAAGTTGGCACGGAGCTGGACGGCAACGCCCTCGGCACCGTGACCGCTTTCGTGAACAGTGCAGTCCTCGCGCCCGTGCCGCCGGCGCCTTACTTTGGCGCGTACTGCCCGGGTGGCCGGTTCCAAGGCTGCCTCGGGCCGGTCGCGAAAGCGAACCTCTTCGACGCGACCAACGAGCGCCACCAAGATCAATGGTCGGTCGAGACGCGCTTCGACGGCGACCTGATCACCGAAGATCTGCAATACGTGGCGGGTTTCTACTACTTCACCGAAGACTTCAACGAGAACAACTTCCAGCGCTACCTCTACCCGTTCAGCCCCTTCCTGCCGGCGCTCTCGCTCACGAACCCATTCCGCTACCGCGGAGACGCGCGCTCCTGGGCGCTCTTCGCGAACTTGAACTACACGCTCCCGTTCCTCGAGGACCGGCTCTCGGCCTCCGCAGGCATTCGTTACTCGGCGGACGAGAAGTCGTTCGCCCGCTCGGCGCCGATCGTCTCGAGCGGCGCGCAAGACTGGGACAGCATCGACTGGGAGGCCTCGCTCAACTTCGAGGCCACCGACGACATCACCGTCTACTTACGAGCGGCGTCGGGCTATCGAGCGGGCGGTTACAACCTCCGCACGGCTCTGCCGGTGATCGCCCCGTTCGACGAGGAGCGCGTGAAGTCGGTCGAGCTCGGCGTCAAGTCCGAGTGGTTCGATCGGCGCGCGCTGCTCAACCTGACGGGCTTCTGGAGCGTCTCGCGAGACCGGCAGACCGACGTGTTCGCGGCGGGTCCGGGGGGAGCCACGTCGATCACGATCAACGCTGGCGAGGCGGAGATCCCGGGCGTCGAGGCCGAGTTCCAGCTCGTCCCGATCGACGGGCTCACGTTCTCGGGCAACGTCGGCTGGATCAGTCCGCGGTACAACTCGTACCCCGTGATCGACTCGGTGACGCGGGCGACCGTCGACCTCGCGCACGAGGCGGGCTTCGGTTACCAGCCGAAGATCACCACCTCGCTCGGCGCTATGTACGAAACGGCCCCGATCGGCTCGGTCGGATTCGTGCTGACTGCGCGCGTCGACGCGCACTACACCGGTTCGCGCATCTGGAGCCCGCTCGACGACGAGCGGTCGAACAACCGGCCCGTGGTCACCGCGTTCCGCGACCTGCTGCGCGATGGCAGCTACTGGCTGACCGACGTGCGTTTCACGGTGTCGGAGATCCCGCTCAACGACAGGGCGAAGATCCGCGCCTCGGTGTTCGGCAAGAACATCTTGGACGAGGACTACATGCTCTCGGGCATCGACTTCGGCGCGCTCGGCTTTGCCGGCGCCGCGTTCGGCGAAGGCGCCACGTGGGGCATCGACATCACGCTCGACATCTAG
- a CDS encoding SDR family NAD(P)-dependent oxidoreductase: MAAHARDAPAVQARARAVREVHARDGARVAAPARGEPVLDRVARRERTDPIPPRGPVAASDADREPLRALYDECVASADARVGAWLAQLRERGVLERALVVISADHGEELLEHGWVGHASTGYDAKLEDALLRIPLIVRVPGAAHAGRYRALASQVDVMPTLFELLGIAAPELAENQQGVSLALVLRGKKREVRDLVFAETTRKGWTTPRGETHDRLVAVRRAGSRRPRESRQSIAPRSPKRSAAAKRMRSSRAGMRSRAFTTRGASSARRSTKATPRGASCACGRLSSPPPRCAAKRAACRSTRRAVRRSAARAPPNKPSHPAALRPRAGRASVKTPVARDRLAAEGLEGAMERFRERVAVVTGAASGIGRAMARRFAAEGMSVVIADVEAGPLADVEKALAVSGTQVLARVCDVAREASVCALADAAVERFGAVHVVCNNAGVVTAGPTHELSQQDWDWVMGVNLWGPIYGVRAFLPILLKQDEAHILSTASTAGLVAGLAIAPYNVSKFGVVALMETLARELVNTKVGVSVLCPGPINTRIPQSERNRPADKQVHTETAAERRFYASAGPMLAAGMDPAEVADLVLRAIRENRFWILTHPEMKDVLRKRVELLAASDALIPPRPKA; encoded by the coding sequence GTGGCTGCACACGCGCGAGACGCACCTGCCGTACAAGCCCGCGCCCGAGCTGTCAGGGAAGTTCACGCGCGGGATGGCGCTCGAGTCGCCGCTCCTGCGCGCGGTGAGCCAGTTCTCGATCGTGTTGCGCGACGCGAGCGCACAGATCCCATACCGCCACGCGGGCCAGTCGCGGCGAGCGACGCCGACCGCGAGCCGCTGCGCGCGCTCTACGACGAGTGCGTCGCGAGCGCCGACGCGCGAGTCGGGGCGTGGCTGGCGCAGCTGCGCGAGCGAGGCGTGCTCGAGCGCGCGCTCGTCGTGATCTCGGCGGACCACGGCGAGGAGCTGCTCGAGCACGGCTGGGTCGGCCACGCGTCGACCGGCTACGACGCGAAGCTCGAGGACGCGCTGCTGCGCATCCCGCTGATCGTGCGCGTTCCCGGCGCTGCGCACGCGGGGCGCTATCGGGCGCTCGCTTCGCAGGTCGACGTGATGCCGACGCTGTTCGAGCTGTTAGGGATTGCGGCGCCGGAGCTCGCGGAGAACCAGCAGGGCGTCTCGCTCGCGCTCGTGCTGCGCGGCAAGAAGCGCGAAGTGCGCGACCTCGTGTTTGCGGAGACGACGCGCAAGGGCTGGACGACGCCGCGCGGCGAGACGCACGACCGGCTCGTCGCGGTGCGCCGCGCTGGGAGCCGCCGCCCGCGCGAGTCGCGGCAGAGCATCGCGCCGCGCTCGCCGAAGCGTTCGGCAGCGGCGAAGCGAATGCGTTCCTCGCGCGCTGGCATGCGATCGCGCGCATTCACGACACGTGGGGCTTCGAGCGCGCGCCGTTCCACGAAAGCGACGCCGCGTGGCGCGAGCTGCGCGTGCGGGCGGCTGAGCTCGCCGCCGCCGCGATGCGCTGCGAAGCGCGCGGCCTGCCGCTCGACCCGAAGGGCTGTTAGGAGGAGCGCAGCTCGGGCACCGCCCAACAAGCCCTCGCACCCTGCGGCGCTGCGGCCGCGAGCGGGCCGGGCGAGCGTCAAAACCCCGGTCGCGCGGGATAGATTGGCGGCCGAAGGACTGGAGGGCGCCATGGAACGCTTTCGGGAACGGGTGGCGGTCGTGACTGGCGCGGCGAGCGGAATCGGGCGCGCGATGGCGCGGCGGTTCGCGGCGGAGGGCATGAGCGTCGTGATCGCGGACGTCGAGGCGGGGCCGCTCGCCGATGTCGAGAAGGCGCTCGCTGTGAGCGGAACGCAGGTCTTGGCGCGGGTGTGCGACGTCGCGCGGGAAGCGAGCGTCTGCGCCCTCGCCGATGCGGCCGTCGAGCGCTTCGGCGCCGTGCACGTCGTGTGCAACAACGCCGGGGTCGTCACCGCGGGGCCGACGCACGAACTCTCGCAGCAAGACTGGGACTGGGTGATGGGCGTGAACCTGTGGGGGCCGATCTACGGGGTGCGCGCGTTCCTCCCCATCCTGCTGAAGCAGGACGAGGCGCACATCCTCAGCACGGCCTCGACGGCCGGGCTCGTCGCCGGCTTGGCGATCGCGCCGTACAACGTCTCGAAGTTCGGGGTCGTCGCGCTCATGGAGACCCTCGCGCGCGAGCTGGTGAACACGAAGGTCGGCGTCTCGGTGCTGTGTCCGGGCCCGATCAACACGCGCATCCCGCAATCCGAGCGCAACCGCCCGGCGGACAAGCAGGTCCACACCGAAACGGCGGCGGAGAGGCGCTTCTATGCCTCAGCGGGGCCGATGCTGGCGGCCGGCATGGACCCCGCGGAGGTGGCGGACCTCGTGCTGCGCGCGATCCGCGAGAACCGCTTCTGGATCCTCACCCACCCTGAGATGAAGGACGTGCTGCGCAAGCGGGTGGAGCTGCTCGCGGCGAGCGATGCCCTGATTCCGCCTCGACCCAAGGCCTAG
- a CDS encoding glucose 1-dehydrogenase yields MERHPHLRRAGGDRRGAAVREDTLGSGAQPDAEAALGRLSAIDRHARRRARLRRRHGAAVVSRDGRRHRSDRLADRPDRARPRRRAALHVAGDGARRSSCYGARELADGRGEPRAHLGFRLGRRALRSGNHRRPQREDRVPRPSPRVDRERSRAQPRHCRGRDAVRERDPDRVPRGAGHSHLPRPAELSRQGSEAARGGATILDRFRLTDRVAIVTGACKGIGRGIALAFAEAGAHVVCATRTQADIDATAEQVRARGRRELTVSCDVTKSESLEALVAAALAEFSRIDVLVNNAGGTGPRPALGTSERFFEAALRFNVTSAFLLSRLCIPKMIESAGGGAIVNISSRSSDMVQTGFVAYGAAKAALNMLTRNLAAEVAPKVRVNAISVGGVDTQALAMVMGSDALRKQFEANTPMARPGTPEDIAAAALFLASDAASWVTGKIFQIDGGTESPAIRVPTPRL; encoded by the coding sequence ATGGAGCGACATCCGCACCTACGGCGCGCCGGCGGTGATCGGCGAGGTGCTGCGGTTCGGGAAGACACCCTAGGAAGCGGGGCGCAGCCCGATGCTGAAGCTGCTCTCGGGCGGCTTTCTGCAATCGATCGACATGCTCGTCGCCGCGCTCGGCTTCGCCGCCGACACGGAGCGGCGGTCGTTTCACGAGATGGCCGTCGCCACCGCTCCGATCGACTCGCCGATCGGCCCGATCGCGCCCGGCCGCGTCGCCGCGCAGCGCTTCACGTAGCAGGCGACGGTGCGCGGCGAAGCAGTTGTTACGGCGCGCGTGAACTGGCTGATGGGCGAGGTGAACCTCGAGCCCACCTGGGGTTTCGGCTCGGAAGGCGAGCGCTTCGAAGTGGAAATCACCGGCGACCCCAGCGTGAAGACCGTGTTCCACGGCCTTCACCCCGAGTCGATCGCGAGCGGTCTCGCGCGCAACCCCGGCATTGTCGCGGCCGCGATGCAGTGCGTGAACGCGATCCCGATCGTGTGCCGCGCGGAGCCGGGCATTCGCACTTACCTCGACCTGCCGAGCTATCACGGCAAGGCAGCGAAGCAGCTCGGGGCGGCGCGACGATCCTCGATCGCTTCCGGCTCACCGACCGCGTCGCAATTGTTACGGGCGCGTGCAAAGGCATCGGCCGCGGCATCGCGCTCGCGTTCGCGGAGGCCGGCGCGCACGTCGTGTGCGCAACGCGCACCCAGGCCGACATCGACGCAACCGCGGAGCAAGTCCGCGCACGCGGGCGCCGCGAGCTCACCGTGAGCTGCGACGTGACGAAGAGCGAGTCGCTCGAGGCGCTGGTCGCGGCGGCGCTCGCAGAGTTCTCGCGCATCGACGTGCTCGTGAACAACGCCGGCGGCACCGGCCCGCGGCCGGCGCTGGGCACGAGCGAGCGCTTCTTCGAAGCCGCGCTGCGCTTCAACGTGACGAGCGCGTTCCTGCTCTCCCGCCTGTGCATCCCGAAGATGATCGAGAGCGCGGGCGGGGGCGCGATCGTGAACATCTCCTCGCGGTCGAGCGACATGGTGCAGACCGGCTTCGTTGCCTACGGCGCCGCAAAAGCCGCGCTCAACATGCTGACGCGCAACCTCGCCGCGGAAGTGGCGCCCAAGGTGCGCGTCAACGCGATCAGCGTCGGCGGCGTCGACACGCAGGCGCTCGCGATGGTGATGGGGAGCGACGCGCTGCGGAAACAGTTCGAGGCGAACACGCCGATGGCGCGGCCCGGCACACCCGAAGACATCGCCGCCGCCGCGCTCTTCCTCGCCTCCGACGCCGCGAGCTGGGTGACGGGCAAGATCTTCCAGATCGACGGCGGCACCGAGTCGCCCGCGATTCGGGTACCGACGCCGCGCCTCTGA